One Halarcobacter ebronensis genomic window carries:
- a CDS encoding NAD(P)H-hydrate dehydratase: MQNLYYEVGSLDKRCYEKFSLTEDLLMEHAASNIQEEIEKRFKKGSSVLIVCGSGNNGADGIALARLLYKKYEVKLYIAFELKSKMAKLQLQRAELLGLKTVDELSSCDVVVDCLFGTGLNKDLDRVSQELIENLNGFDSFKIACDIPSGINPKGEITTTAFFADLTVTMGALKQALYSDMAKDYIGEVKVANLGVQREVYEIQTNVFLLDKGDLKLPLRDKKDAHKGSFGHLNVIAGCKKGAGVIAAKAAFGFGAGLVSVICHDNIDLPYHIMQTHKLAQNCTAIAIGMGLGLYDEKEIKEILNTNLPMIIDADLFHENITLNILEKEVVLTPHPKEFCSLLKLCNLADIKVEELQRDRFFYVKEFCKKYPKVVLLLKGANVLIAQKDKIYVNPLGSAVLSKGGSGDVLSGLVGALLAQGYSAIDAAIHASLAHTIAASNYKKNNYSLIPSDLIEEVKKL, from the coding sequence ATGCAAAATCTCTATTATGAAGTTGGAAGTTTAGACAAGAGATGTTATGAGAAGTTTTCTTTGACTGAAGATTTATTAATGGAGCATGCAGCTTCAAATATACAAGAAGAGATTGAAAAGAGATTTAAAAAAGGTTCATCAGTTTTAATAGTTTGTGGCTCTGGAAACAATGGAGCTGATGGGATAGCATTAGCTAGACTACTTTATAAAAAATATGAGGTAAAACTCTATATTGCTTTTGAACTTAAATCAAAAATGGCAAAATTACAACTTCAAAGGGCAGAACTTCTAGGTTTGAAAACGGTTGATGAGCTTAGCTCTTGCGATGTAGTTGTAGATTGCCTTTTTGGAACAGGCTTAAATAAAGATTTAGATAGGGTTTCACAAGAGCTTATTGAAAATCTTAATGGTTTTGATTCTTTTAAAATTGCTTGTGATATTCCAAGTGGAATAAATCCTAAAGGCGAAATAACAACAACTGCTTTTTTTGCTGATTTAACTGTAACAATGGGAGCTTTAAAACAAGCTTTGTATTCAGATATGGCAAAAGATTATATTGGTGAAGTAAAAGTAGCTAATCTTGGAGTTCAAAGGGAAGTATATGAAATACAGACAAATGTATTTTTGCTTGATAAAGGGGATTTGAAACTTCCACTAAGAGATAAAAAAGATGCACATAAAGGTAGTTTTGGACATCTAAATGTAATTGCTGGATGTAAAAAAGGTGCTGGTGTAATTGCAGCTAAAGCAGCATTTGGTTTTGGTGCGGGACTTGTTAGTGTAATATGTCATGATAATATAGATTTGCCATATCACATTATGCAAACCCATAAATTAGCGCAAAATTGCACAGCAATAGCAATTGGAATGGGACTTGGACTCTATGACGAAAAAGAGATAAAAGAAATTCTAAACACAAATCTTCCTATGATTATTGATGCAGACCTATTTCATGAAAATATCACACTAAACATTTTAGAAAAAGAGGTAGTTTTAACTCCCCATCCAAAAGAGTTTTGTTCTCTTTTAAAGCTTTGTAATTTAGCAGATATTAAAGTAGAAGAACTTCAAAGAGATAGATTTTTTTATGTGAAAGAGTTCTGTAAAAAGTATCCAAAAGTTGTACTTCTATTAAAAGGTGCGAATGTTTTAATAGCCCAAAAAGATAAAATATATGTAAATCCTTTAGGAAGTGCTGTTTTAAGTAAAGGTGGAAGTGGAGATGTTTTAAGTGGACTTGTGGGAGCACTTTTAGCTCAAGGGTATAGTGCAATTGATGCCGCAATACATGCATCTTTAGCGCACACAATAGCAGCAAGTAACTACAAAAAAAACAACTACTCTTTGATACCATCAGATTTAATTGAAGAGGTTAAAAAATTATGA
- the cutA gene encoding divalent-cation tolerance protein CutA — MKTIIVQTTCANKDEAKAISKILIQKRLAACVHMSKIDSFYLWNNEFCEDSEMLLSIKTKKELFKKVESKIKELHSYDVPEIISINIKNVSKDYRKFIGESCK; from the coding sequence ATGAAAACTATAATAGTACAAACAACTTGTGCAAACAAAGATGAGGCGAAAGCAATCTCAAAAATTCTAATACAAAAAAGACTGGCAGCTTGTGTTCATATGAGTAAAATTGACTCCTTTTATCTTTGGAATAATGAGTTCTGTGAAGATAGTGAGATGTTACTTAGCATCAAAACGAAAAAAGAACTTTTTAAAAAGGTGGAAAGCAAAATTAAAGAATTACATAGCTATGATGTGCCTGAAATTATAAGTATAAATATAAAAAATGTTAGTAAAGATTATAGAAAATTTATAGGTGAGAGCTGTAAATAA
- a CDS encoding thiazole synthase — MSDILRIGKYEFNSRLIVGSGKYKDFQTTKEATLASGSELITVAIRRVNITNPNEENLLDYFKDTNVKLLPNSAGCFTAQEAITTFRLMREATGIDLIKLEVIGDAQKTLYPDVIETIKACEILKKDGFTIMAYTNDDPIIAKRLEEVGADAIMPLAAPIGSGLGIQNRYNIAFIKDAVKVPVIVDAGVGCASDASIAMELGAEAVLTNTAIAGAQDPIAMAQAMKYAVIAGRMGYKAGRIPKKPYATASSPVDGLIQF; from the coding sequence ATGAGTGACATTTTAAGAATAGGTAAATATGAATTTAATAGTAGATTAATCGTAGGTTCTGGAAAATATAAAGATTTCCAAACTACAAAAGAAGCAACATTAGCTTCAGGTTCTGAACTGATTACTGTTGCAATTAGAAGAGTAAATATTACAAACCCAAATGAAGAGAATCTACTAGATTATTTTAAAGATACAAATGTAAAACTTCTTCCAAATAGTGCAGGTTGTTTTACAGCCCAAGAGGCAATAACTACTTTTAGACTTATGAGAGAAGCAACTGGAATTGATTTAATAAAATTAGAGGTAATTGGAGATGCACAAAAAACTCTATATCCTGATGTAATAGAAACAATAAAAGCTTGTGAAATCTTAAAAAAAGATGGTTTTACAATAATGGCATACACAAATGATGATCCAATTATTGCAAAAAGACTAGAAGAGGTAGGAGCTGATGCAATTATGCCATTAGCTGCACCAATTGGTTCAGGTCTTGGTATTCAGAATAGATACAATATTGCTTTTATTAAAGATGCGGTAAAGGTTCCAGTAATTGTGGATGCAGGAGTTGGATGTGCAAGTGATGCTTCAATTGCAATGGAACTTGGGGCTGAAGCCGTTTTAACAAATACAGCGATTGCTGGGGCACAAGATCCAATAGCTATGGCACAAGCTATGAAATATGCAGTAATTGCAGGAAGAATGGGTTATAAAGCAGGAAGGATCCCTAAAAAACCTTATGCAACAGCATCTTCTCCTGTGGATGGTTTGATTCAGTTTTAA
- a CDS encoding TetR/AcrR family transcriptional regulator: MAIIVDKIKKRQDIALACKDILIKQCINNVSIASLTKAAGISKGSFYDYFTNKEDLLFEVINIYLSFHNEIKQNKLNSVNSAREKVKVFLQVFYEEDDDNLKELYREFLSITLSNPSKEMMEYHLKRNDEYYKWFESIFENGIKKGELKPISREVVNGLYILGHGVFMSRLTCNSIQSNQTEADKFIDAIFNFIEV, translated from the coding sequence ATGGCAATTATAGTTGACAAAATAAAAAAGAGACAAGATATTGCACTTGCATGCAAAGATATTTTGATTAAACAATGTATTAATAACGTCTCTATAGCTTCTCTAACAAAAGCTGCAGGTATTAGTAAAGGGAGTTTTTATGACTATTTTACCAATAAAGAGGATTTATTATTTGAAGTTATTAATATATATTTGTCATTTCATAATGAAATTAAACAGAATAAATTAAATAGTGTTAATTCTGCTAGAGAAAAAGTAAAAGTCTTTTTACAAGTATTTTATGAAGAGGATGATGATAATTTAAAAGAGTTATATAGAGAGTTTTTATCTATTACTTTATCCAATCCATCAAAAGAGATGATGGAATATCATTTGAAAAGAAATGATGAATATTATAAATGGTTTGAATCAATATTTGAAAATGGAATAAAAAAAGGTGAATTAAAACCTATATCAAGAGAGGTAGTCAATGGTTTATATATTTTAGGACATGGGGTTTTTATGTCAAGGTTAACTTGTAATAGTATACAAAGTAACCAAACAGAGGCAGATAAGTTTATAGATGCAATTTTCAATTTTATTGAAGTGTAG
- a CDS encoding TolC family protein has protein sequence MKKSLALIFIIPFSLYAESLSQLVELSKNNKMIESSQRNLESVEKGYDSLKAGYLPQVSISADYQETNKETSSVPDNRSTVQGTVSYVLYDGGKKYDLFDSYEAQIKSSSENLTNQKNEIVLQVINYYYSYLTYEAQKESKQKEIEQLNAEYKRLKRFLDVGSATEDEVQKIISNIESAQVELHELELNIQTIIHNLEYVVGKSVTIEDGSQIKDYESKEVKLRADLRALEHDLEAQLATAKSQRSDYLPTLTISDSYSSNDLNYKTAALSGNSSDYEQNIAAVNLNWKIFDFGSANKSYESEYKKYLALKSQYEYEKNKASVDLKLALKAYEIGKLKIKSAKAGLKAANSAYESIKAKFQNGLVDNVSYLEALSEKYDAKSTLDKALNELEVDKANIIYYSGENLEEFVK, from the coding sequence ATGAAAAAGAGTTTAGCCTTAATTTTTATTATACCTTTTTCTTTGTACGCAGAGAGTTTAAGTCAACTTGTTGAGTTGTCTAAGAATAATAAAATGATAGAGTCGTCTCAAAGAAATTTAGAGAGTGTTGAAAAAGGTTATGATAGTTTAAAAGCTGGTTATCTACCTCAAGTAAGTATCTCTGCTGATTATCAAGAGACAAACAAAGAGACAAGTAGTGTCCCTGATAATAGAAGTACGGTTCAAGGAACAGTAAGTTATGTTTTATATGATGGTGGTAAAAAATATGACCTTTTTGATTCATATGAAGCACAAATTAAAAGTAGTAGTGAAAACTTAACAAATCAAAAAAATGAGATCGTATTACAAGTTATCAACTATTATTATAGTTATTTGACATATGAAGCACAAAAAGAGTCAAAACAAAAAGAGATTGAACAATTAAATGCTGAGTATAAAAGATTAAAAAGATTCTTAGATGTAGGAAGTGCAACAGAAGATGAAGTACAAAAAATCATCTCAAATATTGAGAGTGCACAAGTTGAACTACATGAGTTAGAACTAAACATACAAACAATTATTCATAATCTTGAGTATGTAGTTGGAAAATCAGTAACAATAGAAGATGGTTCACAAATTAAAGACTATGAGTCAAAAGAGGTGAAATTAAGAGCAGATTTAAGAGCTTTAGAACATGATTTAGAAGCACAACTAGCAACAGCAAAATCTCAAAGAAGTGATTATTTACCAACGTTAACAATAAGTGATAGTTATTCATCAAATGATCTTAACTATAAAACAGCAGCACTTAGCGGTAATTCAAGTGATTATGAGCAAAATATTGCAGCTGTTAACTTAAATTGGAAAATATTTGATTTTGGTTCAGCAAATAAATCATACGAATCAGAATACAAAAAATATTTAGCATTGAAATCTCAATATGAGTATGAAAAAAATAAAGCAAGTGTTGATTTAAAACTTGCATTAAAAGCTTATGAAATTGGAAAACTAAAAATTAAATCTGCAAAAGCTGGATTAAAAGCAGCGAATAGTGCATATGAGTCAATTAAAGCTAAATTTCAAAATGGTTTAGTGGATAATGTATCATATCTAGAAGCATTAAGTGAAAAATATGATGCAAAAAGTACACTTGATAAAGCACTAAATGAGTTAGAAGTTGATAAAGCAAATATTATATATTATAGTGGTGAAAACTTAGAGGAGTTTGTAAAATGA
- a CDS encoding efflux RND transporter periplasmic adaptor subunit encodes MKKLKSLFVSGIALVVVSGNLFAADGAPNKMPAPKADIYIVPKAQDLKIALKYPAQIKAYENVQVYSRVLGVLEEKNFEEGQRVKKGDSLFKIEDELYQAKYDASLANLKMSEATLDNATRNWDRIKKLYKSKAVTTEQRDNALSTYESALAGVAMAKAELKQAQIDLNYTKVYAPISGITGIKKVDLGNLVTSNPPMELVTITQNDEVYVDFSMPLSDYKNIKNGLWVMPESGKIEVGINFEDKPTSAKGYVDFIDVNIDKDTSTVKMRALVDNKNNTLMPGSFVRVTLKGIVQKNIITIPQKALLQNPLGTVVFVENNGIAAVKPVIIGNESGDKYVVVGGPLQSGDRVIVNNFFKVKAGSPVVVDKIINK; translated from the coding sequence ATGAAAAAATTAAAGAGTTTATTTGTATCTGGTATTGCATTAGTTGTAGTATCAGGGAATCTATTTGCAGCAGATGGTGCACCAAACAAAATGCCAGCTCCCAAAGCTGATATTTATATTGTACCAAAAGCACAGGATTTAAAGATTGCTTTAAAATATCCTGCACAAATTAAAGCTTATGAAAATGTACAAGTTTATTCAAGGGTTTTAGGAGTTCTTGAAGAGAAAAATTTTGAAGAGGGGCAAAGAGTAAAAAAAGGTGATTCTCTATTTAAAATTGAAGATGAGTTGTATCAAGCAAAATATGATGCATCATTAGCTAATCTAAAAATGAGTGAAGCTACATTAGATAATGCAACAAGAAATTGGGATAGAATTAAAAAGCTTTATAAAAGCAAAGCTGTAACAACAGAACAAAGAGATAATGCTTTATCAACATATGAGAGTGCATTAGCAGGTGTTGCAATGGCAAAAGCTGAATTAAAACAAGCTCAAATTGATTTAAATTATACAAAAGTTTATGCGCCAATTTCAGGAATTACAGGAATAAAAAAAGTTGATTTAGGGAATTTAGTTACTTCAAACCCTCCAATGGAACTTGTAACAATAACACAAAATGATGAAGTGTATGTTGATTTTTCTATGCCATTAAGTGATTATAAAAATATTAAAAATGGTTTATGGGTAATGCCAGAAAGTGGAAAAATTGAAGTTGGAATAAATTTTGAAGATAAACCTACAAGTGCAAAAGGTTATGTAGATTTTATTGATGTAAATATTGATAAAGATACTTCAACAGTAAAAATGAGAGCCTTAGTAGATAATAAAAATAATACATTAATGCCAGGTAGTTTCGTAAGAGTTACTTTAAAAGGCATTGTTCAAAAAAATATTATCACTATTCCTCAAAAAGCACTATTACAAAACCCATTAGGAACAGTTGTTTTTGTTGAAAACAATGGAATTGCAGCTGTTAAACCAGTAATTATTGGAAATGAGAGTGGGGATAAATATGTAGTAGTTGGTGGTCCACTACAAAGTGGTGATAGAGTGATTGTTAATAACTTCTTTAAAGTTAAAGCTGGAAGTCCTGTTGTTGTTGACAAAATAATTAACAAATAA
- a CDS encoding efflux RND transporter permease subunit, producing the protein MFSRFFINRPIFATVVSILIILAGLISINILPVKEYPAVTPPQINVSATYPGADAVTLNSTVATVLENEINGVDNLSYMTATASPSGTLSISVVFDVGTDVAQAKVDVNNRVQLALNKLPEEVQRQGISVKERSPDMLKVLAFRSKGQVHDTTYISNYLKVNVIDDIKRIKGIGDANVFGAKDYAISVWIDPEKLAFYNLTPDDVTAVINSQNNQYSTGSVGAEPIKNIQPFTYSISTEGRLKSVEEFENIIVRSNGDGSTLKLKDIARIELGTDSVYTSANYKKEPMIPVGIFLSPGANALEVSAALEDKLQELSQKFPEDLEYKIPYDATLFVDESIKEVVKTLFEAIVFVVILIYLFLGNIRATIIPVLAIPVSVIGTFAGLYAAGFSINLLTLFGMILAIGLVVDDAIIVIENVERVLRTKKISVKDATIEAMKELTTPLIAIILVLSAVFIPAALTGGFSGVMYKQFAITIVMSVVISGLVALTLTPALCALFLREHEPEPIWLIRKFNDFFDWLTILFIGITKKTIKLWFFSLALFAILLTATISIMKITPSGLVPTEDKGVLLVIVNMMPATSLGESKKITENIEEQLLANPNVFSTGAITGLDISAFAYKTDAALMFAMLKPWDERPLASQNAQAIAGQLMGQFFMTSKEAFVIPVNPPPIMGMSTTGGFEMWIQDRTGGDLSTLNGYIQEIVSKAQQDPRLTSVRTTLNTNVPQYLLTVDREKARSMGISIASIYSVIQQTYGKGYINDFNLYSRTFHVNIQSESQYRETRDNFKNIYVKSSTGNLVPVSELVSLERKVNASIIQRFNMFNAAQITGNPTFGFASSDATNAIEEIAASVLPDGYTVAWSGTTFQEKKLQKEGSNTSIYAAVFVFLILAALYESWSIPLAVIISIPFAIFGAALAVYLRGLEADIYFQVGLVTLVGLAAKNAILIVEFAMDKLKAGYSLFDATIEAARLRFRPIVMTSLAFIVGTLPLAISSGAGSSSRHIIGTTVVGGMISAVVIGVLFIPLFFYGVVKIKQKIDSIRGK; encoded by the coding sequence ATGTTTTCACGGTTTTTTATAAATAGACCAATTTTTGCAACAGTTGTATCTATTTTAATTATACTAGCAGGATTAATATCAATTAATATATTACCAGTTAAAGAGTATCCTGCGGTAACACCTCCTCAAATCAATGTTAGTGCAACTTATCCTGGTGCAGATGCAGTTACACTTAACTCAACAGTTGCGACTGTTCTTGAAAATGAGATTAATGGTGTTGACAATTTGAGTTATATGACAGCTACAGCTTCACCAAGTGGTACATTATCTATTAGTGTTGTATTTGATGTTGGAACTGATGTTGCGCAAGCAAAAGTTGATGTAAACAACAGGGTTCAGTTAGCGTTAAATAAGCTTCCTGAAGAGGTACAAAGACAAGGTATTTCTGTAAAAGAGAGATCTCCTGATATGCTTAAAGTACTTGCTTTTAGATCTAAAGGGCAAGTTCATGATACAACTTATATTTCAAACTATTTAAAAGTAAATGTAATTGATGATATTAAGAGAATCAAAGGTATTGGAGATGCTAATGTTTTTGGAGCAAAAGATTATGCAATTAGTGTTTGGATTGATCCAGAAAAACTTGCATTTTACAATTTAACCCCTGATGATGTTACAGCTGTTATTAATAGTCAAAATAATCAGTACTCTACTGGTTCTGTTGGTGCTGAACCTATTAAAAATATTCAACCTTTTACATACTCTATCTCAACAGAGGGTAGATTAAAAAGCGTAGAAGAATTTGAAAATATTATTGTAAGATCAAATGGCGATGGTTCAACTTTAAAGTTAAAAGATATTGCAAGAATTGAGTTGGGAACAGATTCAGTTTATACATCAGCTAACTATAAAAAAGAGCCAATGATTCCTGTTGGTATCTTTTTATCTCCAGGTGCAAACGCATTAGAAGTGTCAGCCGCTCTTGAAGATAAATTACAAGAGTTGTCTCAAAAATTTCCTGAAGATTTAGAGTATAAAATTCCTTATGATGCAACACTATTTGTTGATGAGTCAATTAAAGAGGTTGTAAAAACTCTATTTGAAGCTATTGTATTTGTTGTTATTTTAATCTATCTATTTTTAGGGAATATTAGAGCAACAATTATTCCAGTTTTAGCTATTCCTGTATCTGTTATTGGTACTTTTGCGGGATTATATGCAGCTGGATTCTCAATTAACCTTTTGACCTTGTTTGGTATGATTTTGGCTATTGGGTTAGTTGTTGATGATGCTATTATTGTTATTGAAAATGTTGAGAGGGTTTTAAGAACCAAAAAAATTAGCGTAAAAGATGCAACCATAGAAGCAATGAAAGAGTTAACAACTCCACTTATTGCAATTATTTTAGTTCTTTCAGCTGTATTTATTCCTGCTGCACTTACAGGTGGATTTAGTGGAGTTATGTATAAACAGTTTGCTATTACAATTGTTATGTCTGTTGTAATTTCTGGACTTGTTGCACTTACATTGACTCCTGCACTTTGTGCCCTTTTCCTAAGAGAACACGAACCTGAGCCAATTTGGTTGATTAGAAAATTTAATGATTTCTTTGATTGGTTAACTATCTTATTCATAGGGATTACTAAAAAAACTATTAAATTGTGGTTTTTTTCATTAGCACTTTTTGCTATTTTATTAACGGCAACAATCTCTATTATGAAGATTACACCTTCAGGACTTGTCCCAACTGAAGATAAAGGGGTATTGTTGGTTATTGTAAATATGATGCCTGCAACTTCTTTAGGTGAGTCTAAAAAAATTACAGAAAATATAGAAGAACAATTATTAGCAAATCCTAATGTTTTCTCAACAGGAGCAATTACAGGATTAGATATCTCTGCATTTGCATATAAAACAGATGCTGCACTTATGTTTGCTATGTTAAAACCATGGGATGAAAGACCATTAGCAAGTCAAAATGCTCAAGCAATTGCCGGACAGTTAATGGGGCAATTCTTTATGACAAGTAAAGAAGCTTTTGTTATACCAGTTAATCCACCTCCAATTATGGGGATGAGTACAACTGGAGGATTTGAGATGTGGATTCAAGATAGAACAGGTGGAGATTTAAGTACATTAAATGGATATATTCAAGAGATTGTTTCAAAAGCACAACAAGATCCAAGACTTACATCTGTTAGAACAACATTAAATACAAATGTGCCTCAGTATTTATTAACTGTAGATAGAGAAAAAGCTAGATCAATGGGAATTAGTATTGCATCAATTTACAGTGTAATTCAACAAACTTATGGAAAGGGTTATATTAATGATTTTAATCTTTATAGTAGAACTTTCCATGTAAATATTCAATCAGAGTCACAATATAGAGAGACTAGAGATAATTTTAAAAATATTTATGTTAAATCATCAACTGGTAATTTAGTACCAGTTAGTGAATTAGTCTCTTTAGAGAGAAAAGTAAATGCAAGTATTATTCAAAGATTTAATATGTTTAATGCAGCACAAATAACAGGTAACCCAACTTTTGGATTTGCTTCAAGTGATGCAACAAATGCAATTGAAGAGATAGCAGCATCAGTATTACCAGATGGTTATACTGTAGCTTGGTCGGGAACAACATTCCAAGAGAAAAAACTTCAAAAAGAGGGTAGTAATACATCAATATATGCAGCAGTCTTTGTTTTCTTAATTCTTGCAGCATTATATGAAAGCTGGAGTATCCCTTTAGCAGTTATTATCTCTATTCCATTTGCAATATTTGGGGCAGCTCTTGCAGTATATTTAAGAGGACTAGAAGCAGATATATATTTCCAAGTAGGGCTTGTAACTTTAGTTGGTCTGGCAGCAAAAAATGCAATTTTGATTGTTGAGTTTGCAATGGATAAATTAAAAGCTGGATATTCACTATTTGATGCAACTATTGAGGCAGCAAGACTTAGATTTAGACCTATTGTTATGACTTCATTGGCATTTATTGTTGGTACTTTACCTCTTGCTATTAGTAGTGGGGCAGGTAGTTCAAGTAGACATATTATTGGAACAACGGTTGTTGGTGGAATGATATCAGCAGTTGTAATTGGAGTATTGTTTATTCCATTATTCTTCTACGGAGTAGTAAAAATAAAACAAAAAATAGATTCTATAAGAGGTAAATAA
- a CDS encoding GGDEF domain-containing protein produces MKILFTLLLSFSLLYSYVGNKIISLQLNWKNQFQFAGYIMAKELGYYNDVKLDVRLIEFSRGRDAIELLKSGDIEFAIGRPSLMIDKSKGEDLVALGAIFQHSPMVLLTRDSVDINDITDLKNRKVMITNDAKISASLIAMFISNNIQLKDIKIQEHSFNIQDLIDKKTDAMASYISNEPIVLKNRGINYKIFNPRDYGFDFYEDILFTSSLYLENNPQIVKDFYEATIKGWKYAFDNIRKSATVIYEKYNTQKKSLKSLIEEGYSLKEYAIDNDINKIGHLDKRRLEKICDVYKIIGLLDSEVDIDSFVYKNNNYDVIELELSNNQIYLYIFYFLIIFGLLTLLIIYYIIRKRWLIPTATLDDVIETKTNQLKEESITDSLTEVKNRKAYNEKIKELLNTKKRHSTPFCLVSIDIDDFKKINDEFGHDIGDEVLIKFCRLVEMHLRANDTIFRVGGEEFMILLPNTDIENGHKVCKKLLLCTQESLLVEEKKNVTVSVGLVEVKEDDTEESIYKRVDILLYKSKRNGKNQISF; encoded by the coding sequence ATGAAAATATTATTTACATTGCTTTTGTCTTTTTCACTTTTATACTCTTATGTGGGAAATAAAATAATTTCATTACAATTAAATTGGAAAAATCAGTTTCAATTTGCTGGATATATAATGGCAAAGGAGTTGGGATATTATAATGATGTAAAACTTGATGTTAGACTAATAGAATTTTCAAGAGGGCGTGACGCAATAGAACTTCTGAAAAGTGGTGATATAGAGTTTGCAATTGGGCGTCCATCTTTAATGATTGATAAAAGTAAGGGAGAAGATCTTGTTGCATTAGGAGCAATTTTTCAGCACTCTCCAATGGTTTTATTAACAAGAGATAGTGTAGATATAAATGATATTACTGATCTTAAAAACAGAAAAGTAATGATTACAAATGATGCAAAAATTTCAGCCTCTTTAATAGCAATGTTTATCTCAAATAATATACAACTAAAAGATATAAAAATACAAGAACACAGTTTTAATATACAAGATTTAATAGATAAAAAAACTGATGCAATGGCATCATATATTTCAAATGAACCAATAGTGCTAAAAAATAGAGGAATAAATTATAAAATATTTAATCCAAGAGATTATGGATTTGATTTTTATGAAGATATCCTTTTTACTTCCTCTTTATATCTTGAAAATAATCCCCAAATAGTAAAAGATTTTTATGAAGCCACAATAAAAGGTTGGAAATATGCTTTTGATAATATTAGAAAAAGTGCAACTGTAATATATGAAAAATATAATACACAGAAAAAATCATTGAAGAGTTTAATAGAAGAGGGATATTCTTTAAAAGAGTATGCAATTGATAATGATATAAATAAAATAGGACATTTAGATAAAAGAAGATTAGAAAAGATTTGTGATGTTTATAAAATAATTGGACTTTTAGATTCTGAAGTTGATATTGATAGTTTTGTATATAAAAATAATAATTATGACGTTATTGAGTTGGAGTTAAGTAATAATCAAATCTATTTATATATCTTCTATTTTTTAATTATTTTTGGACTCTTAACTCTACTAATCATTTATTATATAATAAGAAAAAGATGGCTTATTCCTACTGCAACACTAGATGATGTTATAGAGACAAAAACTAATCAGTTAAAAGAGGAGAGTATTACGGACTCTTTGACTGAAGTTAAAAATAGAAAAGCCTACAACGAAAAAATAAAAGAGCTTCTAAATACAAAAAAGAGACATAGCACTCCTTTTTGTTTAGTCTCAATTGATATAGATGATTTTAAAAAGATAAATGATGAATTTGGACATGATATAGGTGATGAGGTTTTAATAAAATTTTGTAGATTAGTTGAAATGCATCTAAGAGCCAATGATACAATATTTAGAGTTGGAGGAGAAGAGTTTATGATTTTATTGCCAAATACAGATATTGAAAATGGTCATAAAGTTTGTAAAAAACTTTTACTTTGTACTCAAGAATCTTTGTTGGTTGAAGAGAAAAAAAATGTTACAGTAAGTGTTGGTTTGGTAGAGGTTAAAGAAGATGATACAGAAGAGAGCATATATAAAAGAGTAGATATTCTTTTATATAAATCAAAAAGAAATGGTAAAAATCAGATAAGCTTTTAA